One region of Vitis vinifera cultivar Pinot Noir 40024 chromosome 1, ASM3070453v1 genomic DNA includes:
- the LOC100253403 gene encoding sphinganine C4-monooxygenase 1: protein MGFEVSDELLGAFVPILVYWVYSGIYIPLGSLENYRLHSKKEEEDKNLVSKGTVVKGVILQQVIQAVVAILLFTVTGDDSGAAAGPKPSLIVLARQFFIAMFVLDTWQYFMHRYMHHNKFLYRHIHSQHHRLVVPYAFGALYNHPLEGLLLDTIGGALSFLLSGMSPRASIFFFSFATIKTVDDHCGLWLPGNLFHLFFRNNSAYHDIHHQLYGSKYNFSQPFFVMWDKILGTYMPYSLEKRAGGGLEARPTKEFKDN, encoded by the exons ATGGGTTTTGAGGTTTCAGATGAACTGCTGGGTGCTTTTGTGCCAATTTTGGTTTATTGGGTTTACTCTGGTATCTATATTCCATTAGGGTCGTTGGAGAATTACCGATTGCATTCAAAGAAAGAAGAGGAGGACAAGAATTTGGTTTCAAAGGGCACTGTGGTTAAAGGTGTTATCCTCCAACAGGTCATTCAGGCTGTGGTTGCGATTCTATTGTTCACT GTCACAGGAGATGATAGTGGGGCTGCTGCAGGTCCAAAGCCTTCCCTCATTGTTCTAGCTAGACAGTTCTTCATTGCAATGTTTGTTTTGGATACATGGCAATATTTTATGCATAGGTACATGCACCATAACAAATTTTTGTATCGACATATCCATTCCCAGCATCATCGGCTTGTTGTCCCTTATGCATTTGGAGCTCTGTACAACCACCCCTTGGAGGGGCTTCTCCTTGACACCATCGGTGGGGCATTATCTTTCCTCCTCTCTGGTATGTCTCCCCGAGCctccatatttttcttctcttttgccACCATCAAGACTGTAGATGATCATTGTGGACTGTGGCTTCCTGGTAACCTTTTCCATCTGTTCTTTCGAAACAATTCTGCTTATCATGATATCCACCATCAACTCTATGGCAGCAAATACAACTTCTCACAGCCATTCTTTGTTATGTGGGATAAAATTCTTGGAACTTATATGCCTTATTCACTAGAGAAGAGAGCAGGTGGGGGCCTTGAAGCACGACCTACTAAAGAATTCAAAGACAACTAA